From Scatophagus argus isolate fScaArg1 chromosome 2, fScaArg1.pri, whole genome shotgun sequence:
TGCCCTGCAGATGCAGCCGGCGGGGGCGGCTCAGGAGTGGCTGACCCTCTCCTCACTTTGATTGGATCAACCAATGATTACGCTCTCATCCAAGCGGCCAGCACAGTGGATTTTGATATTGATTTGGACTGTTTGTTAGATGCCAGTGAAGGGACTTTGTCACCAAAATTGCTTCCTGAACCCGCTGGAGAGACGCAGCGTTTCGTACCCGAAACGGACGACCACACTCAAGCCCAGACTGCAAATCCAAACGCCAGCTCACAGCTGAAGCCTCATTCAGAACAAATCCAGGTCCTGTCACAAGGCGGTTCTACATCACCTCAGCACTTTGTGCCACTACCAGAGGGACTTCCCTCAGGACTGGAGGACAGCATTCGAAAACTCATGGCGGTAAGGTTACACTTTGTTAGTGTGTTTGATTGATTGAAGTTGTCTCTGTGTGGACGTGTGGACAGATTGAGTGCACAGATGACTTTATTAATCTTTCAGGCTGCCAAGACCTCAGAGGGGGAGTCAAAACTCAAGTTCTTCACTCCAGAAATCAACTCAATCCTGCTAGAGTGAGTTACCCAGCGACAGTCAAAGCTTCTGAACACCTGCAGATGATTTGTGCTGCCTGgtgtatgtgtttttacagACTAATGCAGATTTCCCACAATCTGTAGAGTGAGTTGTGGCAAATGGAGTACACGCAGGCTACAGTACGGTTCCTTTTAATATGATAACAGTATAAAATACTTCACCATTCATCAAACTGCCACGCAAACATACTGGCATTGAATAGGTAAAACTACCAGTTCTGTGATTACCGGAAACCTTTTCGAGCCGCTTGTCGCACACAAATGCAACCATACCCGCTGTATTATTTGTCTTCAGATCATGAAGCATAATGCATAATCCAGCCCtcgctgtgtgtttgtccagtATTGAGCTGCAGTGTCGGGAACAAGGAGCCCAGCTGCGCTCCAAGGTGTACACACACCTGTCGTCTTTCCTGCCGTGCAGCAGAGATACACTCCTCAAACGTGTGAAGAAACTGTTGCTCGCACACATGGTGAGcgtgtttttaatgttgatgACAGGTTGTGGGGGTTGTTCAGGTTTTATATGTGCATGTGACTTGCTTCTCGATTTTTGCCACTGACAAGGAGGAAGCCCCTGACGTGGAGGATCCCATGCGCAAGCTTAAGGAGGCCATTGGCAAAGCCATGCCTGAGCAGATCGCACGCTTCCATGACAAGTGCCAAATGGTCAAGACTTCACAGTAAGTTCACCAGCAGCATGTTTACGGGTAATGAGTTTGGatgctctttttttatttactgattgTAACTCTAAAAGGGTGTTTTTCATACTTGCTTCTGTAACCCGGAGGATTAGTTAAACTCCACCTTTAGGTTCTGATCCTGAAGTAAGGGTTTTTGTCAGAGGAAAGTTTCATAATTAAAATCTAAGACTTATTACCTTATTCATGCAGTGTCAGTGAAAGCATCAAGTAGTTATTTTCATGTTTGCCTCACACCatacaagagagaaaaatataaacaaacatctCTTTACAGcgaagatgtgtgtgtgtatacataaaTAGATGCAGTACTTGTATCCCTCTTTCTGAGTATGGTTTTGGTTTCACTGGAAATGGATTTCTCTCTCCCACCTTGAACTGGTTTTGTTAATGTCAGACCAACAGAGGAGGATAAAGAAGGAAAACACAAGGTGAACGCTGGCCCAGAGACCAGTGTGGAGGAGAAAGGCGGGAAGAGAGGAGGTCCTAAAAAGTTGTTCAGATGGAATGAAGAGATCAGgtcagacatttaaaaataaaaaaaatcattagatTATTAGAAATCTCATATTTCACTGTCACCCTTTGAAAGAATCAGGCCTTTGCGGTCTGTGAAAACCGGgatgatgttttcactttgtataATGTGTGCacagtttttactttgtgtAAACATGATCGTGTTTTTCCTTCTGCAGGGAATGTTTGTGTCAGGTGATAAAGGTGAAAATGGAGAAGTATgaaaaagggaggaaagggAGCCAGGAGCTGGAGGAGTACCTGAAGACTTTGTTAGACAATGAAGTCAAACCGCTTTGGCCAAAAGGGTGGATGCAGTCTCGGTATGTGACATCACAGCATCAGTTTTCACTCTTAGAAAAGTACTTCTTTAGTTGGTTGTGCATGCGTACACGCCCTGTCTCAACATGTCCTGTTTCAGGGTGCTGATGCGGGAGAGCAGGAACATTTTAAGCTTGTTCACGTCATTCTCGTGAGTACAACAATGAGCCGAGCTCCACAAACAGACGTTTGTGTCTCTTTGCATTAGCATAGATTTCAAGATGCGAAAGCTACACCAGATGTTATGAAAAgccagatattttatttttttgtttgttttttaacttgcATGATCTTTCACATGTACACTCAGTGTAAAGAAGGGCAGGCCTGAGAAGAAACCGCCATCTATAAGTGGTCCTCCTGCAACATCCGATGACTGTAGCACTCTCCAGGGATCTCCACCAGAGAAAGGATCTCCCTCTGAAGCGGACAGTGTCTTCATGGAGGTGTCAGGCATCTCCAATTCTGTGTCACTCGGTGCTGTGAAGAAGGAAGTCACTGCCTTGAAAAAGGAGGAAGGTAAAACCGGAGGAAGGGTGGCCTTGGGTGCTGGTGCCTCCACACCTGCAGGCTCAGACAAGCCTCAGGCCAGCCTCACACCTGAGTCGACTCATTTGCTTCCGAATATCCTTGCTGATGAAGCGCTGCCTCGGGAGGGACCTTTCTCCATCTCGCATGAGCTCCTAGCAGCAGCTGttgcaaaatacaaacattcaGTTCAGCACTGGAGCTTTGTGGCCGACACAGAAagtcctcctcttccccctccgCCGcctcagtccagtccagtcgGTTTCCCAGTGAGCGGGTTGCATCAGGTTGTTTTGCCGCAGCTGCTGCAGATTGGAGACTTTGCCAGGCACATTTCTGATGATGCCGACATTACTATACAATGACAACTCCCAGTGCAGATTTACACAAGGTaagtttgattcatttattttcaaatatttccatttatttgaAGGACTAACTTATGTATCGTAAAATATGGCCAAAATGTGAAGGTTGTGACAAAAATAGGGAGTAGCATGTCACCAGAGTAActgccaactgctgctcactgtacCCTCACCTGTAGTTTATCTGCAGCTACAGCTGCCGTTAGCTCTGTTAGCCCTGGAGCCAGTGGCCCTATAGCTGGCTGAGTTAGCCTGAACGGCGACCTCAAATCACAGGAGGAGTTACTGAGCAACAGGGCTCAGTTGCCTGTTAAGATTGGGAACAGACAACGGCCTCCTTTGGCGACCAGTAAATATCTCTGCAACTCAAAACACAGACGTCTTTGACGTAGCGGCGACAGTGTTGTTTCGTCCCATTCGGTTGAAAATGTTTCTGGACAATTCTGGACATATATTACAATTACACCTTCAAGCACAAGTATTCAGGGATTTAGTATTGCGCTCTTATTGATTTAAGAAATGAGTCTATCATAACATCATATCCTGATCAAGCAAAAGCATTCATTTTCCATAATGTAACAAAGGGAATCTTTTCTTCCCCATCCCTGCCCATTAACGTCTTTCAAACTTGGTGACACCTGAGCAAAGTTCATCTGCTAATAAAGACCAGGAGATGTGTGACTGGTCAGTGAATCCTGAATTAACCTTGTAGATTCGAATAATTGACTTCATAGCCAGTAACACAACTGTATGATGGTCAGTGGCTAAATGtctttaatgtttctgtttgtttgtttttttgttgttttctttagaTGGAAGCAGTTTGCTTGGAGACGCACTGATGGGGTTTTTGAACACTGGAGAAATGAGCAACACTCAATAAGCTAATGTTAATATGAGCAGAGACGTGAACTGACTTCACGCCTGACAAAAACCTTACGAGAAACGTCTTCTGCTACTCAAAGATTCGCCCGATTATGATAACCCGTTAACTGACTTGTATTTGAAAGgctttgtttgaaatgtaaatggTTTACtttgaattaataaataatagagAGCTTACGTGTTGTAGCcttttttatagtttttagtCTAAttctcttgctatgaggcgtGGCTCATGGTGAAAAATCTTAGCTGTAagttttagttttcatttttaaagttatGTGCGATCAGAGTGGCTCGGTTCCATTTGCAGTCAAAACATTTTAGTTAACAAGTTATCAAGTTATCATCGCGTTAATTAACGCCAACAGTCACTCTGTCGCGCgttaatgcagttttttttttttttggtaagcAAATGAGTAATGGACTTCAAAAATAATCattctaataataaaaaaaactgcgTTAATATGCAACAAAACGATTGTCAGCGCCAACCAACCAAAGCGTTAACACGATAATAATGCACAGCCCCAATCTAAAGACATTGTGCTGAACGTGTTTTGGTATGAACTACGACCTGCAGAACTGAGATTTCAGGCACACTTTTTAAACAGAATACCAGTTTcaacatatgttttttttttttttttttttgttattgtttttagaATCAAATTGTCAATTGCTGACCTGCAAGTAGATTAATTGtggctgtgtttttatttgtacaaGTTCAAGTCTTAAAGCAATAACATCCTGCTATTGGACATCATAATTCAGCATTTTATTGTACAGCAGACAAAGTGTAGATGTCACACTTGTATTTTCTGTAGTGTGGACTTACACGGGAAAGACGTaacatgttgtggaaaaagGTCCAGATTGTTCATAAACTGAGATTATTATGTTGTACAAAACTAGAATGTGACTTTCTTctggagcagctgtcagtctggACAATGTGAGATTTACCTTGTGTGGAAGATTACATAGAAACTTCAGTTTATTAACATAAGAAAATGTACCTGAGCATAAGTTCTCCGAAAGAGAACATTCATCTGCAGTGTTGAAAACAAAGATGCACAAAAAGACCATTTTAACAAATGGCAACAAAGCCAGGGACTCATCCTTGATGAACATTTCTCAGCAGGAGCAGTTCATCCACACAGCATGGAAAGCTCATATTGGGTTCCTCCTGGAGGTTTTACAGCCAATTGATCACCTGAAGAAGCCCGACAGCCAACAGGACGTCTGCATTGTAGCTGTTTGCAGGTCctggaaagaggaagagaaattcATTCCAGCAATAGACTTTAActgtttgcttcagttttaatttcatCGTGTAAGGTCTTATAACAAGAAAAAGACGTTTctcaggcagaaagagaaagtttAAAGGAGCAATTCACCCCAAAGTTAAAAGCCACAATactttttttctgaagaaagaaaactgctCACATTACGCTCTGTATTTTCTTGAATAACCGcgtcatgatttctggaaagagacattgctgttgattttttcatgttcttttttttgtttggttggtttttggCATTTTGAGCACCACAATCAAAGTGTCATCTAGTTTTATTacattcaagagaaggcagacaccTGTACAGCTGATATCTCTATGTGAGAAGTATTCACATCTTTTACTTAACTAAAAGTGGAAGGATCATTGTCTAAAAATACACTGttagaagtaaaagtacattttacatAACTTTATgtattaaaagtgaaagtacttACTATTATGCAGAATAGTTCCTTTCACGGTGTTATGGGAATGCATGTAATGCATTTTCATATTGTTGATCAGTAATCGATCCAATTTTAGATGCTCTGTCGATGTCTAGTGAGAAGTTTAGTAAAATAATTTGGCATCGCACCGTACAAGCATATCATGAAACacagtggagtagaagtatggtgtagcataaaatggaaacgGCAAGTAAAGTACAAACATGTCCGAGTCGTACGTGAGTACAGTACTTGACTAAATGTACTTTCCAAAAACATGTacttttgattttggggtgaactttCCCTTTAAACTTTTGTACTTAGAAGTCATTGATTTTAAAAGGAAAGATGTTGCAACAACACTCATTTTCTAATAATGCCAATTACTTAAACCTACCACTGCCTTCAAGGACCTCAACCTCCACCGTGAAGTTTCTCTGTTCAAGAAATCCTTTCACCAGCACTGTGTATTTCCCAGCATGCTTTCTGCTCGAGCTAGTGGGCGGGGTCACCACCTGCCCGTCTCTGAACCAGGTGACCGATGGCGGAGGGTTTCCTCTCACCTCACAGCTGAGGCTCTCGCCCTCCCTCACCTGCAGTTTTGTTGGACAGACGAGCTGTGGCCcaactgagagaaaagagaagtcGTGTTTTACATCAGGAAATGGGTGGGAGGAAGTGGATTATCCAAAAGAGGAATgagattaaaatgtaaacaaacccaAAAAGAGGCAAGAAAAGAGGAAGTTTTATTTCCAAACTCCTGCCTTGGAGGTCGAAAATAAAAAATCCTACAGCAAAAATTATGCAGTCGAAACCCGTAGAAACAAATGCTAACAGGTTTCACTCACAGAGCACTGTGGCAGTGAATTTTTGAGACTTCACCACTGGAGGATGCTGAGGTCCTTCAGGTCCCAGTTCCAGCTTGGCTTCACACCAGTACTGGACTCCGTCATCATCTTTAGTTGGGGTGATGTTTAAAGTAAAGAATTCAGTGAATGGattctctgtgttgttgttgttgttgttgctgctgctgctggactgcagTTGACTCAGTGCTGTTTGTCCTCTGTAGAAGGTCACAACGAGGTTTTCAACAGGAGCAACATCATGGACTGTGCACCGCAGAGAGTACTGGTGCCCCTCATACAGCGACCCGGTGTGATTAACAAGGCTGATGGTCACCTTATCAGGAGGCTCTGTgaagataaacagataaaccaCACGTTAAAGGatcaatgtttgtttgttttttttttccccagaagaTGAAATTATGAACTCACTGTAGACTTTTAGAGGAAGTTTGAGGTGACACTGTCCTCCCTGGTCAGATAGTGCATAACACATAGGCTCGATGTTCCACGTAGTTATGTTGTCCACTTTCCAAACAAGAAAATGATCCATGGTGGGTTCAGGAGGTGCCTGGAGTTATGAAATCACACAATCGCATAACAAGAACAGTTCTGGTTACATGGTGACTACAATAGAGTGTTACTATCTGGGTGGTACTAGTTTATCAGGCACACCTGTACAGTGTACTCCAATACAGCAGCCCTGCAAACAATCCTGTCTTCATACaggaaatgcaacaaaaatgGCCTTAGGAATGCGACTGGGCTCGTTATGTCTGCGTCTATATGTGCTTAGCGGATGTTCACAGTATCTGGCCGTCTCTGGTGGCGTCCCGGAGGAGACTGCAAAACCTAAAGTCCACCACTGGGAGAAACGACCTGCCTGATCTGAACTTGAATGGTGCTCATTTACTGGACTTATGAACTGTTGACAACAGACAAGGTCCTTCATAAGTGTACAAGAGGACTTTAAGCTGAAGACATAGGATCGGCTTCATCAGTGTATCATTAGATCTGCAGTCAAACGTCTTGGACACAAATCGTGTATTACAGAGCGTTGATTCCCCTACCAGTGAGACTTCCCAACCAAGGAGAGAAAAGCCCATCTTCTGTACAGAGCAGTTTGCTGTGACTGGATCTCCGAACCTGCGACAGGAGAGTTTACACACAATTAGTTGTCACCAGTTTACACGGAAACGGAGTAAACACGCTTCCCAAACGGGTATGTGGTAACACAAcgaagaagaaaagggaagggAGATGCATTCAAAGCAGCTGCTCATCCCGgttctttctgtgtttgattgACTTCTAACGCCTGACCGACGTACCTGACCACCAGGGCGGAGGGCGACATCGTCAGAGGGCAGCGGTCTTTCAGCGTTAACTCTCCAGAGTTGCTGTCGGGGGGAGGGATGCGGTGTGCGATACTGAGGGCAGGAGAAGGCAGAAATGGGAGGATTGTtggagagcgagagggaggggATATTTGTGATGGAAGCAATGGGGCAGGTGTGTAAACGGGAACGGGGGATGGGATAGCTGGAGTCACAGGAGtgtcagagagtgagagagaggaagaaagacacagCAAGTCACTTGAATATATAAACGTGGACATAAATACATCTTAAAGATCCTTTCACAGGATCACAGTGAGTAAGGCCCACTACAAGTAGATTTCTAAAGAATACATAATAttatacaataaaacattttagtctTCTCAACACTGAATGCAGAATAGAACCTAAAATGCAAAATTGAATGTGATGCCCCATTGGAGCTGAGCTGAATTAGATCCAGTAATAAGAGTAAAGAAACTCCCGTCTCTCcccatttgtttacatttgcacTGTAAGCTGTGTGAACTTCTGAGTCATTTCCCCCCTGACTTTACATAAGCAAGGCGAGGGTCAACTGAATTTTGCCATCTCGTGAAATAATACTCTTTTCAGCTGATATGTTGTGAACCATTGTTTCATAGAGCAGCGAATACACCCAGTGTGTTCCTCTGAGGAAGGAAGGACACCCTGCCCAAGTCAAAAGAACTTGCTCCTCTTTTGTATGACCATTGTTCCACTGAATCGTGGGGTGGTTCTGCTGCCTGTCAGAGGAGCTCACTCCCAGTAgctcactggtgtgtgtgtgtgtgtgtgtgttggcatcCCGGCTGTCAAAACGTGTAGCTAACGTTTCCCTCACGCCAGTCTGCAAAGTGAGCGTAGTTGCCAGGTcttgtgtgtgcgtctgtgtgtgtgtgtgtgtgtgtgtgtggcagcggTCTGATGTCTAAAGCCAAATATtgtcaaaaatcaaaatgaaacctTCATTACTGAATGACAGCTATTTTTCTGAATCAGCAGTAGTGCTAAAATCCTTACTACAGTGACATTATTAGTGTAAAAGCCATTGGTGCGAGTATTATAGTAATTTTTAATGCTGCAGCCATTTGAGCTGGTGCAACTTCTTATCTACTGCATTAGTGCTGGGGCTTTTAACCTGCTAACAAAACATTCAATTTTATGAtgtgatatattttattttgctttatttgattATGCAAAGTagctaaagctgtcagataaattgAGTATCTGTGAGACACTAGTGGATTTGAAGTTTAAGGAGGCATAAAAGGGAATTgctcaagtacaagtacctcaaagtCATAactacagtaaatgtacttgcTAGTTTTATCGTGTACTGATTAAATGCCCCTGCGGGGATGTGAGGGCATATTTCGAAACAAATCTGATCACAAGATGATTTCAGACAGATATTCTTATATTCTTTAATATCTAATTTtctaaactttttatttattttttagtcaCATTCTGCTGGCACCTTACAATCTAcctctgctttattttgcaATACATTACACTGCTTACTGTtctatatatactttttttatattgccttgtatatatactttatatatgccactttttattttgctatttttaacattttgtttagcttgttgtgtgtatttctgctgctgcactgcaatttcccagcctgggatcaataaagtacatctatctatccatctatctaaaCATCAAATCATGCCTGACTGACGTTCAGAATTTACTGACTGTTTCACAGGACCAGTCTGTGTCTGTTGCTCCGCCTCATAGTTCCTGCACGTAGCGTTCACTTAGCCGTCGTTTCACTCACCTGAGCCGAACAGGTTTAACAGCAGAAGCGTGACTCGCCATCCAGATGCACTCATCCTTCCTCAGCCTCCCTGACTCACAGCGCCGGCTGCTGATACGACGTCTCGCTCAAACTCCAGTCACTGACTGCGTGATGCAGGCGGTGGTACGGCCTGTGAGGCGTCTGAGGAAACGCAGGGTACACTTCAGGTTTttattggagtgtgtgtgtgtgtgtgtgtgtgtgtgtgtgtctgaagctgATGATCGGGCGATTCCTTTGCTTTGGCCTCTGAAACCCACCATGGGCGTTCTCTGTTGGTATAtcaagagaggaaggaagggagggtcAAGAATAATCCAGTGTAGTGCTGCAACACAGAGGGCAAGAAccactgagctgtgtgtgtgtgtgtgtgtgtgtgtgtgtgtagcagctcTAGAGCTTCTGACAGCTTCTTCCACCACATTGCtacaaactgtgtgtatgtcCTTGCTGTCCAGTTAGAACACACATcgctgtgtttttccacttcatGTATGTCCTTAAAGCTgctataattaatatttttatttgaacaatgggagaaaaaacaaaacaactgtcTGAGTGATGGATGGCAGCAGCAGGGActttttttggccatttttctCAGCACCGCACAGCACGTCAGCATTTTCAGGTTCTCATTGTACTGTTTCACTGCTTTGGTTAGTTTGAGCAACAGCAGGAGGCTTTTTCTACTGAAATGTTCTCAGAGACCCACAGTACAACAACAACCGCAATAACACAGTACAATAACAAACTGCAGAcaaaggattcaaggattcaaggattcaaggagctttattgtcatttcacacacgtaaaacatgagtggaacgaaattagtttccttggtcccagtataagcccagttTCCTAacagaataaatataaatataaacaatgctatataatataaaagcagtggaatataagtgaaaacagtagatgatataaacaccagtgtaaacagtataaacagtagtgcaaatggctgacaaacAAGTGACTGTATGGttaaaataaagagagaggcaaaaagagagagaatacaAACTCCATGTCTGCTGGACGTGTAGGTAGCTTTATGTGGTGATGTCAGTGTCGCGTTTACAGCCTGATCCTCCGAGTCCTGTGGGACTGGACTTCCTCGGACCTGTTCTGGCTCTGGGTACGACTTTGAATGACACGCTGAGGCATGTGGCCACACTTTTCGGACATGTCCTGGGTCACGTTGAAGAGCTGCAGCGACAGGCAGTAATGGATTCTCGTACGCATGAGACACACTGTCTGTTTCAAGTGATTTCACCCCTGAACCGAGCACCTGAACGACCCCGGGCTCAGTTCTGAGCATTGCTGAGTGAGAGGAAACCCAATGAGCCAGTGTTATTGGGATATCAGTGGTGCAGTGTAACGAAGTACATGTACTCATTTACTGCTCTCAAGTACGCACTTGTTGTGGTTTTGCTTTACTTAAGTATTCACGTTTCCCGCTGCTTTTGACTGTACACGTGAATGCAACAGTAATAATCTATAATCACATTgatccatctattttctatcCCCGCTTTATCCCTGCAGGGATGGAGCCTGTCCcggctgactacgggcgagaggtggggtcCACCCTGGGCTGGTcaccagccaatcgcagggcagacacacaaagacagacaaccacacatacacacacacacacacacacactgaggggaGCAGTCAGTTaagctaatgtgcatgtttctgggattgtgggaggaagccggagaacccggagaaaacccacacaggcacagggagaacatgcaaactccacacagaagggcccagaccgggattcgaacctggaaccctctggctaTGAGGTGACGGTGCAAACCTCCTCACTTCTATTGTCTGAGTAGTAAGTATGCAGGCAGGCGTGACGTATG
This genomic window contains:
- the LOC124050294 gene encoding intercellular adhesion molecule 3-like, encoding MSASGWRVTLLLLNLFGSAIPSPVPVYTPAPLLPSQISPPSRSPTILPFLPSPALSIAHRIPPPDSNSGELTLKDRCPLTMSPSALVVRFGDPVTANCSVQKMGFSLLGWEVSLAPPEPTMDHFLVWKVDNITTWNIEPMCYALSDQGGQCHLKLPLKVYKPPDKVTISLVNHTGSLYEGHQYSLRCTVHDVAPVENLVVTFYRGQTALSQLQSSSSSNNNNNNTENPFTEFFTLNITPTKDDDGVQYWCEAKLELGPEGPQHPPVVKSQKFTATVLFGPQLVCPTKLQVREGESLSCEVRGNPPPSVTWFRDGQVVTPPTSSSRKHAGKYTVLVKGFLEQRNFTVEVEVLEGSGPANSYNADVLLAVGLLQVINWL
- the LOC124050117 gene encoding ubinuclein-1-like encodes the protein MAESRRIQFTTLSSDVPSSFDKPAAVRKSPPDVVQVKETRPDQPADPDTVRLVLTLFEPDDRSFPEFSYGQLVDNKIHHANGEVPLSRFEEDEVEDEVLAIAKKLEEKYGGKPKKKKDRIQDLIDIGYGYDDEDSFIDNSEAYDEFVPASITTKLGGFYVNSGVLQFRQASDTEDLATEEKTPEASKKRKLSLGQSKPKKKSCREDGELKHRDDLKSSILPELGPADELMKKKKKKKAAGTLSVTSMLKKFQREKEKERQKVEKANQTAAAITGASKIPLCPADAAGGGGSGVADPLLTLIGSTNDYALIQAASTVDFDIDLDCLLDASEGTLSPKLLPEPAGETQRFVPETDDHTQAQTANPNASSQLKPHSEQIQVLSQGGSTSPQHFVPLPEGLPSGLEDSIRKLMAAAKTSEGESKLKFFTPEINSILLDIELQCREQGAQLRSKVYTHLSSFLPCSRDTLLKRVKKLLLAHMEEAPDVEDPMRKLKEAIGKAMPEQIARFHDKCQMVKTSQPTEEDKEGKHKVNAGPETSVEEKGGKRGGPKKLFRWNEEIRECLCQVIKVKMEKYEKGRKGSQELEEYLKTLLDNEVKPLWPKGWMQSRVLMRESRNILSLFTSFSVKKGRPEKKPPSISGPPATSDDCSTLQGSPPEKGSPSEADSVFMEVSGISNSVSLGAVKKEVTALKKEEGKTGGRVALGAGASTPAGSDKPQASLTPESTHLLPNILADEALPREGPFSISHELLAAAVAKYKHSVQHWSFVADTESPPLPPPPPQSSPVGFPVSGLHQVVLPQLLQIGDFARHISDDADITIQ